The stretch of DNA AAGGCGTTGACCCGGTTGGCTCCTGCGTGGGCATGCGGGGCACCCGGATTCAAAACATTGTTAACGAACTGAGCGGCGAAAAAATTGATGTGGTGCAGTGGAATCCCGACGTGTCCTATTTTATCGCCAATTCGCTCAGCCCGGCCAAAGTGATGAACGTATTGCTCGACGACATCAACGGCAAAACGGCCGTGGTGGTGGTGCCGGATAAACAATTGTCGCTGGCTATTGGCAAAGAGGGGCAGAACGCCCGGCTGGCCGCCAAACTCACCAACTGGCGGATTGATATTAAAAGCGCCAGTGAAGCCATTCAGGAAACAATTGATGTGGTTAAACACGACGAAGCGGTGCGAACACGGCTGGCCGACAGGCTGGAAATTTTCAACATGGCCGAAGCTATTGCCGCGGCCAAAGAACCCATTGAATACACCGACGGCGAACTGAACATTTTTAGTGAAGCCATTGAGATGGTCAACCTGGCTAAAATGGCTATTGCCAACGAGCGAAAGGCGCAACGAGAAGCTGAAGCCAAAGCAGCCCTTGCGGCCATAGACATCCTGAGCGAAGCCGAAGCCATTTTGAGCGGCCAGGTGCCCAAACCTGACCCAACCTTAGAAAAAATAACCCCGGCCCTTGCCGAAACTGAACCAGAAGAGATTGAAGAGGCGGCGGAAGAGGTAAGCGAGGTGGAAGAGCCGGAGTTGGCGGATATTGCTGCTGAAGCAGAAGCATTACTGGCTGAAGCCGAAACCTTGGTTGAGTCTGAAGTTGAAGTGGAACCTGAACCCGAAATCGAAACAACAGAAGAAGTTGAACCCACAGAAGAACTTGAACCAACCGGTGCGGTTGAAGCTGAAATTGAGCCAGAAGTTGCTGTTGAACCTGAACCGGCTAAATTTGAGGAAATGCTAACAGACGAATGGGAAGATGAGGACGAGTTTGATAAGTCCAAAGAAGAAGCCCGGAAAAAGGCCCGCCAAAAGAAACGCCGCCTGGTTTATGATGAAAGGCTCGGCGAGGTTGTGGCCGAACGTCGTCGCAAGCGCAGCCGCCGCGGGGAAGATTGGCTTGATTTTGACGAGGACGATTACTAAAATCAATTTGAAATGGCCCGGCCCAAACACAAACCGCAACGAACGTGCATTGCTTGCCGCGAGACAAAGGATAAACGCGATTTGATTCGGGTGGTTCGCACCCCGGCAGGCACCATTATAGTTGACCCAACCGGCAAGGCCAATGGCCGCGGCGCTTATTTGTGTCGCCGGGCCGCTTGTTGGGAAAAGAGCCTGCAAAAGAATCTTTTGGAGCGAGCCTTAAAAACCGTTATCTCATCTGAAACGCAAACAGCGTTACAGATTTATTTTGAAACCGAACTTTCAAAAGCATAACCAAACGTAGTATTCCAGGGGAAGGATGATTCAGGTCATCATAACACAACAATCTAATGGCTTTGAGGCTGGTAAAGGAAAATAAGCGGTGAACACGCATGCCAGAACGTGTGGAGTGAGGGGCTTATGAGCAATTGACCAGACTGGTTTTCGGTTACTTTCTCCCCTCCCAAGCCTCACTCTCCCCGGCTTCGCCAGGGTTAGGATGTGGAATTACTGAGTCCTAAACCCTTATCACCTCAAACAATTGATTTTTCCCCAATAATTTGTCGGTGTAATTTCCGACAGTTTAAATGCGGCTGTCCTATCCGGGCAGGCTATTTTGGCCTGTCTAGCTAGCCAGGCAGTCCCGGTTCCGTTTGACTAAATTTTCAAAAAAAGAGGTGGGTATTATGGCAACGAATGTGCAAAAATTAGAAACAACAAAAGCAGCAGCCAACGGTAAAACTATCGAAGTGCCGCCGGTAATTTCGGTGCGAGAGTTGGCCGAATTAATGTCAATCAGCCCCATTGACATCATCAAAGAATTGATGAAAAATGGGATTATGGCCAACATCAATCAGCAAATTGATTTCGACACCGTGGCCATCATCGGCGAGGAAATGGGTTATGAAATTCTGCCGCCGCAAGTGCTTGAGCCGGAAACGCCCCAAAAAGAAAAAATCATCCCCTTCCAAAAACGTCTCATTGCCAACGAAGACCCGGCCAACTTAAAACCGCGCCCACCGGTGGTCACCGTGCTGGGGCATGTAGATCATGGCAAAACCACCCTGCTCGACGCCATCCGGCACACTCACGTGGTTAAAGGTGAATCAGGCGGGATTACCCAACACATCGGCGCTTACCAGGTTCACGTTGGCGACCGATCTATTACATTTCTGGATACCCCCGGCCACGCCGCCTTTACGGCCATGCGCGCCCGTGGCGCCCAGGCCACCGATTTGGCCGTGCTGGTAGTGGCTGCCGATGACGGCGTGATGCCGCAAACGCGGGAAGCAGTGGAACATGCCCGCGCCGCCGGCGTGCCCATTTTGGTGGCGCTCAACAAAATTGACAAAGATAATGCCAACCCGGAAAGAGTCAAACAAGAATTAGCCAATATTGACCTGGTGGTGGAAGATTGGGGGGGCGATACCATCTGCGTGCCCATCTCGGCCACTGAAAATCAAGGTGTTGACGAGTTACTAGAAAACATTCTCCTGGTCACCGACGTAGCCAATCTGCAAGCCAATCCCAATCGGCTGGCCCAAGGCATGGTCATTGAAGGCAGATTGGATAAAAGGCGAGGCGTATCGGCTACCCTGTTGATCCAAAATGGCACCTTAAATGTGGGCGACACCATTGTAATTGGCACGCAATGTTGCCGCATTCGGGCCATGTTCAACGACCGAGGCCAGGAAATCAAAAAAGCCGGGCTGTCTATGCCGGTTTCAATTTTAGGTTTAGCCGAGGTGCCCGATGCAGGCGAGTTTTTTGAAGTTGTGCCCAATGAACGGGCCGCGCGCACCATCACCGAAGAACGCCTGGCCATCGCCCGCCAAACCCAATCTGGCGCGCCCAAACGAGTGATCTCTTTGGAAGATTTCTTCAAACAGAGAGGGGAAAGCGGCGACCAAACGCTCAGGCTCATCCTCAAAGTTGACGTCCAGGGTTCGTTGGAACCTATTGTCAACTCGCTCAAAGATTTGGGCGATGATAACCTGAAGGTAAAAATATTGCTGGAAGGAACCGGCAACATTTCGGAATCCGACGTGAACCTGGCCGTCGCTTCCGGGGCTATTATCATTGGCTTCAACGTTGAGGTTGATCCCGCCGCCGAAAGACAGGCCGACGCCGAAGAGATAGACATTCGCCTGTACAGCGTTATCTACCGGCTCATTGACGATATTGACAAGGCCCTGAAAGGTTTACTTGAACCCGAATACGCCGACAAGGTAATTGGCCAGGCCGAGGTGCGGGCGGTGTTCAAACTGGGCAAACGCGGCCAGGTGGCCGGGTCCTACGTGCTTGAGGGACACATCACGCGCAACGCCATGGCCCGCGTGGTCCGCAACCAGCAGGTGCTGCACCAAAGCAAAATCTCTTCTCTCAAACGCTTTACCGAAGATGTCCGTGAAGTGACCACCGGTTTTGAATGTGGGATTGGGGTTGAGGGCTTCAATGATTTTCAGGAAGGAGACACCATTGAAGCCTACGTTAAAGAGCGAGTCAATTAGCCATGGCCAGCCGGCGCCAGCACAAAGTGGCTGAACTTCTCCACGAAGAAATCAGCCAATTGATCCAATACGACGCGCAAGACCCGCGCCTGGGCTTTGTGACCGTGACCGGGGTTGAGGTTAGCCCTGATTTGCGCCAGGCCCGGGTCTATTTCACTACCCTGGACGACACCGCCGTGGCCGAAACCCTGGCCGGATTGGCCAGCGCCAGCGGCTACTTCCGGCGGCAGTTGGCCCAATCGTTATCGCTGCGCTACGTGCCCGAACTCACCTTCAAACTGGACACTTCCCTGGAGTACGGCCTGCATATTGACCGCTTACTCGACGCCATCCAGGAGGAGGAACGCGAGACGTCTGAGGACGAGGCGTCTGAGGACGAGGCGTCTGAGGACGAGGCGTCTGAGGACGAGGCGTCTGAGGACAGGGCGTCTGAAAATTCATTCAACGAGGCTGGCGCAAAAGAATAATGCCGGTTCAACCAGCTCAGCCCTACGGCCTGCTGAATATCAATAAACCGCCCGGCCTTACCTCGCACGGGGTCGTGGTCCGGGTAAGAAAATTGACCGGCCAACGCAAGGTGGGCCACGCCGGCACATTAGACCCGGCGGCCACCGGCGTTCTGCTACTGGGGCTGGGTCAGGCAACCCGTTTGCTTGAGTTTTTAACATCCAGCCGCAAGCAGTACCGGGCCGTGGTCTGTTTTGGCGTTACCACCGACACTTTAGACGCCGACGGCCAGATTACGGCCACAAACAATCCTGCCGCCTTAACCGAAGCCGGCCTGCGCCAGTTGCTGCCCCAATTTTTGGGAGACATCCAACAAATCCCCCCCCTTTACTCGGCCTTAAAAAAAGAGGGCCGGCCCCTGTATCAATGGGCCAGGGCCAAACAAAATGTAGAACTTGCTCCCCGCCGGGTCACTATCTATGCCCTAAATTGGGTCTCCTGGCAGCCGCCTTATTTAACCCTCGACGTGGTCTGCTCGTCGGGCACCTACATTCGCTCCCTGGCCCGTGATTTAGGCCAGGCAGCCGGCCCGGGGGCGCACCTGGCCCAACTGACTCGCACCGCCAGCGGCCACTGGTCTTTGGCCGGGGCCGTTCCCCTGGCCCAACTTGAACAAGAAACCCAAACCGACCCAACCACCTGGCAAAAATATCTCTACCCGCTCGACCAGGCTATAACTCACTTGCCCCGCGTTACGTTGACCCCAGAAGCTGTTCTCCACGTCCAGCACGGGCGCCCGATCAAACTTGAAACTGAGTTAGAGACCGCCGGAGAAAGACAAACGGATTTGCTCCGGGCTTACACGCCTGAAGGAGACTTTCTAGCCATCTTGACGCCGGGCAAATCAGATGATACACTTTGGCAACCCAAAAAAGTGTTTCACCTCTAAATTATCAATGTTGACACGCTATGCAAATTTTTCAAGACCTCACCTCAACCCGTATCAACCGGCCAACCGTGTTGACGATTGGCACCTTTGACGGCATCCACCTGGGCCATCAGGCCCTGCTCAAACAACTCAAAGAATCGGCCCAAAAACAGCAAGCCCAAACCGCCGTGATCACGTTTCATCCCCGGCCCAAAACCGTGTTAGCCCCCCATCTACCCGCCAACGACTATCTGACCACCTTAGCGGAACGTTTAGCCCTTTTTGAACAACTGGGCCTTGACGCGCTCGTTGTGCTGCCTTTTACCCTGGCCTTTGCCCAAACCACGGCCCATGACTTTATGAAGCTGGTGACGGAACGCATTAACCTGATTGAATTTTGGGCCGGGTATGACTTTGCCCTGGGCCGAAATCGGGCAGGCAATCTTGAAAATTTGACCGCCCTGGGTGAAACATTCAACTACACCGTGCATGAAATTACTCCTTTTTTGGTTGACGGCCAGGTGGTCAGCAGCACCCACATTCGCCGCTTGTTGCTGGCGGGCAAAGTGCAGCAGGCCGCGCATTTTTTGGGACGCTTTCCCTCCATCACCGGCCAGGTGGTGGCCGGAATGAAACGGGGCCGCGAGCTTGGTTTTCCCACCACCAACCTAGTCGCGCCGGGCGAGCGTTTGCTGCCCGCCAACGGCGTTTACGCTACATTTGCCCATCTGCCCGGCAGCAACCAGCGGTTGGCCAGCGTAACCAATATTGGCCTACGCCCCAGTTTTGAGGGTGACAGACGCACGACGGTTGAAACGTACATTTTTGACTTCCACCAAACCGTCTACGGCCAATCCCTCACCCTGGAATTTGTCAAACACCTGCGCCCCGAAAAAAAATTCAACAGCAGTGAAGAACTTGTGGCCCAAATTGGCCGCGACGCCAAACAAGCCCGGAGGCTGCTGGCCGCCGAAATGGACACGATGGCCTGAACTGATAATTCATCAGGACTTTTTACTCAATTGTAATTACGTTAAGAATTTGTTAAACTATCAACGACAACCTAGGTCACTATCGCCTGCTGCACGCAGGCGGCACGTTAAAATTAGCTGCGGGTAGAGTTGGTTCTTCTATCGCCCCGAATTCGGTGAGCGCCCATCAACGCCCCCTGTTTCTGTGTCTTTTCTTCAAAGAAACGATACACGCAGCGGGCGTTTTTTGTTCCACTCCGCCAGGCTAATTTTAGAGAATGACCACAAGCCATGCGGACGCTTGCCCGCCGCCCGGCAACCATAATGAAAACCACTCCGTAACCCTTGAGACATGATCCTTGACCCTTTTTCCCGGGGAGAACACCAGGCATGAGCGAATCAGACTTATACGACTCGCTACAAATTGCTTACGAGTTTGTGGAACAGGCCGAACGGCTGGCCAACAACCGCGAATACGAGGCGGCCAATATTGCGCTACAAAAAGCCGCATCGTATGCCTACAATAACGCCACGCTGCTGGACGATATTCAGCAACGCCGCCAGGCCTTAACAGAAGCGCGCCAGCGTTACATCAACCAACTGGAAACCGAGGCCACCGCCCTTTTTGACCGGGAACAGTTTAACGACCGCCAGGCTCGCCAGATTTTACAGGCTTTGTTAAACCAGGACGAGCAAAATGAATTAGCCCGGAGTCTGTGGGCGGAGTTGCCGGTCAAAGAAGCCGCCGAACGCGAACGCCGCCTGATTGAAGAGGTCCAACAGGGCTTAGAGCAAATCTGGCAGCGGGCCAGAGAGTTTGAGGACGTTGGCGCGGGCAGTCGAGCCGTAGCCGAGTACGAACGGGCTTTGACCGAAATCTCCAAAAAGGCCGGCGACGCCCCGCACGTCATCCCCTTGCAGCGCCTCAAACTAACGGCGGCTGAAAAACGAGACCAGGCTAA from Anaerolineae bacterium encodes:
- the nusA gene encoding transcription termination/antitermination protein NusA, translating into MKNDFMMAINQVCHERQLPTDIVLEAVEVALISAYKRNFDGNHVTAQIEPKTGEPQIFIEKAVVETVEDETTEISLKDAKKINPQVEIGGLVSIENTPADFGRIAAQTAKQVILQRIREAERDALYSSYVEREGEIVNGTVHKIDAHQVTLSLGKVEAYLPRNEQIPTEHYSEGQRLRAYVATVSKGSRGPHIVVSRTHRNMLRRLLEVEVPEIYNGTVEIKSIAREAGYRSKVAVAALQEGVDPVGSCVGMRGTRIQNIVNELSGEKIDVVQWNPDVSYFIANSLSPAKVMNVLLDDINGKTAVVVVPDKQLSLAIGKEGQNARLAAKLTNWRIDIKSASEAIQETIDVVKHDEAVRTRLADRLEIFNMAEAIAAAKEPIEYTDGELNIFSEAIEMVNLAKMAIANERKAQREAEAKAALAAIDILSEAEAILSGQVPKPDPTLEKITPALAETEPEEIEEAAEEVSEVEEPELADIAAEAEALLAEAETLVESEVEVEPEPEIETTEEVEPTEELEPTGAVEAEIEPEVAVEPEPAKFEEMLTDEWEDEDEFDKSKEEARKKARQKKRRLVYDERLGEVVAERRRKRSRRGEDWLDFDEDDY
- a CDS encoding YlxR family protein, with product MARPKHKPQRTCIACRETKDKRDLIRVVRTPAGTIIVDPTGKANGRGAYLCRRAACWEKSLQKNLLERALKTVISSETQTALQIYFETELSKA
- the infB gene encoding translation initiation factor IF-2; translated protein: MATNVQKLETTKAAANGKTIEVPPVISVRELAELMSISPIDIIKELMKNGIMANINQQIDFDTVAIIGEEMGYEILPPQVLEPETPQKEKIIPFQKRLIANEDPANLKPRPPVVTVLGHVDHGKTTLLDAIRHTHVVKGESGGITQHIGAYQVHVGDRSITFLDTPGHAAFTAMRARGAQATDLAVLVVAADDGVMPQTREAVEHARAAGVPILVALNKIDKDNANPERVKQELANIDLVVEDWGGDTICVPISATENQGVDELLENILLVTDVANLQANPNRLAQGMVIEGRLDKRRGVSATLLIQNGTLNVGDTIVIGTQCCRIRAMFNDRGQEIKKAGLSMPVSILGLAEVPDAGEFFEVVPNERAARTITEERLAIARQTQSGAPKRVISLEDFFKQRGESGDQTLRLILKVDVQGSLEPIVNSLKDLGDDNLKVKILLEGTGNISESDVNLAVASGAIIIGFNVEVDPAAERQADAEEIDIRLYSVIYRLIDDIDKALKGLLEPEYADKVIGQAEVRAVFKLGKRGQVAGSYVLEGHITRNAMARVVRNQQVLHQSKISSLKRFTEDVREVTTGFECGIGVEGFNDFQEGDTIEAYVKERVN
- the rbfA gene encoding 30S ribosome-binding factor RbfA — protein: MASRRQHKVAELLHEEISQLIQYDAQDPRLGFVTVTGVEVSPDLRQARVYFTTLDDTAVAETLAGLASASGYFRRQLAQSLSLRYVPELTFKLDTSLEYGLHIDRLLDAIQEEERETSEDEASEDEASEDEASEDEASEDRASENSFNEAGAKE
- the truB gene encoding tRNA pseudouridine(55) synthase TruB — translated: MPVQPAQPYGLLNINKPPGLTSHGVVVRVRKLTGQRKVGHAGTLDPAATGVLLLGLGQATRLLEFLTSSRKQYRAVVCFGVTTDTLDADGQITATNNPAALTEAGLRQLLPQFLGDIQQIPPLYSALKKEGRPLYQWARAKQNVELAPRRVTIYALNWVSWQPPYLTLDVVCSSGTYIRSLARDLGQAAGPGAHLAQLTRTASGHWSLAGAVPLAQLEQETQTDPTTWQKYLYPLDQAITHLPRVTLTPEAVLHVQHGRPIKLETELETAGERQTDLLRAYTPEGDFLAILTPGKSDDTLWQPKKVFHL
- a CDS encoding bifunctional riboflavin kinase/FAD synthetase, translated to MQIFQDLTSTRINRPTVLTIGTFDGIHLGHQALLKQLKESAQKQQAQTAVITFHPRPKTVLAPHLPANDYLTTLAERLALFEQLGLDALVVLPFTLAFAQTTAHDFMKLVTERINLIEFWAGYDFALGRNRAGNLENLTALGETFNYTVHEITPFLVDGQVVSSTHIRRLLLAGKVQQAAHFLGRFPSITGQVVAGMKRGRELGFPTTNLVAPGERLLPANGVYATFAHLPGSNQRLASVTNIGLRPSFEGDRRTTVETYIFDFHQTVYGQSLTLEFVKHLRPEKKFNSSEELVAQIGRDAKQARRLLAAEMDTMA